Genomic segment of Deltaproteobacteria bacterium:
AGACGGGAATGCAGAGCACGCAGCCCTTGCAGGTTTCCTGATCGATAGTGACGGTGGCGGTCATGCTCGTGAGTCGTGAGTCGTGAGTCGTGACTCGGCACTTGCGTAGTTGGCGCCGACGATGAGGAGTTGCGCGTTCTTGTCAGCGAGCTGCTGGCGATGCGCCGGTAGCGACGCGCGCATTGCTGTAACTAGGTTCTCGACGCCGACCAATCGCGTATGCTCAGCGAACGCCCCCAGCATAATCATTCCCGCACCCATCATACTCCCCGCCTGTTCGGCCAACCGCGTCGCCGGTATCGCCACGCTCGGGACATTGGCGCCGGAAACCTCCGGCACCAATGTTTGATTGAGAAAAAGCTGGCCGTCGGATCGTAGCTTGGGCATCAGCGTCGCCAGCGACTTCGGATGCATGGCCACCACGCTCCAGCACTGTGGGACGATTGGCGGCGCTTGGATCTCATCAGCACCGATGACCAGTGTCGATTCGCTCGCGCTGCCGCGCATCGCCCCACCGTAGACGCCGAAGAGCATCGCGTGCTTCCCTTCTGTCGCCGCGGCTTGTGCCAGCACCTTCGCCATCAGTTGAATGCCTTGACCGCCGATGCCGGTGAAGATGATCTCGCGCTCCATCAACGCGCTCCCGCTGCCATTCGGGCGTGCGTGTTCCGAGCGCCCTCGCGATGCGATGCCGTTTCGGCCAGCTCGGCGGCGAGGCCGGCTAGCAGATGCTTCACAATATGCGCGAACACGTCGTCGAGGTCTCGTGTCCTCAGATGGGGCATGTGTGCCACGACCTCGGCAACTTCGTCCGCTCGGAGAGCTTTGGCCGATACCCGTTGCGATTCATCGATCGCCTGCATGTAGAAGGAGGGAGAGAAGGCCGGGCCGCGGATCTCGGAGGACACGAAAGCGAGCGTACTCCACATGATTTCCCGCCACGCCCGCACCGCGGCGCGGCGATCAAAGCCGGCGGCCCGCAAAATGCCTAGTAGCGTGTTGGTCGCGCGCAACATCGCCGGCGTGTAGTGGCCGTGTTGCATCAGGATCGACACGACCGCCGGTGATCGGTGGAGTTGATTGCGCAGCGAGTGCATCCACGCCGCCGCTTGATCCGTCCACGCACCACGCGTGCGCAGATCGAGATCCAACTGTTCGAGCACCCCGGCGACAATCGCGCTCAACAACTCGTCCTTGCTGTGGACGTGCCGGTAGAGCGACATCGGCGCAGTCCCCAACGCCTCCGCGAGCGTCCGCATGCTCAACCCCGCGACCCCTTCGCGGGCG
This window contains:
- a CDS encoding 2-oxoacid:acceptor oxidoreductase family protein, with product MEREIIFTGIGGQGIQLMAKVLAQAAATEGKHAMLFGVYGGAMRGSASESTLVIGADEIQAPPIVPQCWSVVAMHPKSLATLMPKLRSDGQLFLNQTLVPEVSGANVPSVAIPATRLAEQAGSMMGAGMIMLGAFAEHTRLVGVENLVTAMRASLPAHRQQLADKNAQLLIVGANYASAESRLTTHDSRA
- a CDS encoding helix-turn-helix transcriptional regulator, which gives rise to MTRQVRTRAPGKARSPKALADSRLTRARILTAGLDLLAREGVAGLSMRTLAEALGTAPMSLYRHVHSKDELLSAIVAGVLEQLDLDLRTRGAWTDQAAAWMHSLRNQLHRSPAVVSILMQHGHYTPAMLRATNTLLGILRAAGFDRRAAVRAWREIMWSTLAFVSSEIRGPAFSPSFYMQAIDESQRVSAKALRADEVAEVVAHMPHLRTRDLDDVFAHIVKHLLAGLAAELAETASHREGARNTHARMAAGAR